The Spiroplasma citri genome has a segment encoding these proteins:
- the budA gene encoding acetolactate decarboxylase produces the protein MDGELIVLDGEGYQLKSDGTVNKVTANMTSPFAVMAFFEEHQKINILQPTSYEEIQKIIVENLPSLNLFYGIKINGLFSEIKTRTVSWQEKPYPTLVKASEQQGILNVKNTNGDIVGFWTPSFANTLGVNGFHCHFINIEKNTGSHVFDFQLDWRIVEICYFSKINLELPINKEYLEKNLRAFEVQKEIELAENAKK, from the coding sequence TTGGATGGTGAATTAATTGTTCTAGATGGTGAGGGGTATCAATTAAAATCAGATGGAACAGTTAATAAAGTTACGGCGAATATGACGAGTCCATTTGCTGTTATGGCATTTTTTGAAGAACATCAAAAAATTAATATCTTACAACCAACTAGTTATGAAGAAATTCAAAAAATTATTGTTGAAAATTTACCAAGTTTAAATTTATTTTATGGGATTAAAATTAATGGTTTATTTTCAGAAATAAAAACAAGAACTGTTTCGTGACAAGAAAAACCATATCCAACCTTAGTAAAAGCATCAGAACAGCAAGGAATTCTTAATGTTAAAAATACTAATGGTGATATTGTTGGTTTTTGAACCCCATCTTTTGCCAATACATTGGGAGTTAATGGTTTCCATTGTCATTTTATTAATATTGAAAAAAATACTGGGAGTCATGTTTTTGATTTCCAATTAGATTGACGTATTGTTGAGATATGCTATTTTTCAAAAATTAACTTAGAATTACCCATAAATAAAGAATATTTGGAAAAAAATTTACGGGCTTTTGAAGTACAAAAGGAAATTGAATTAGCAGAAAATGCCAAAAAATAG
- a CDS encoding acetolactate decarboxylase produces the protein MVEKFSNVYQFSTITSLVAGNFDGMIKFEALLKQGNFGLGTFWPFGWWINCSRWWGVSIKIRWNS, from the coding sequence ATGGTTGAAAAATTTAGTAATGTTTATCAATTTTCAACAATAACAAGTTTAGTCGCTGGAAATTTTGACGGTATGATTAAGTTTGAAGCGTTATTAAAGCAAGGTAATTTTGGATTAGGAACCTTTTGACCATTTGGATGGTGAATTAATTGTTCTAGATGGTGAGGGGTATCAATTAAAATCAGATGGAACAGTTAA
- the fba gene encoding class II fructose-1,6-bisphosphate aldolase: MGQKYHARLVNASELIKKAHQNKYAVGHFNINNLEWTKALLEAAQATKTPIILGASEGAIKYMGGYNLVVAMVNALLDSLDITVPAALHLDHGQSVESCKMAIDAGFSSVMYDGSHHPFAENLKNTKEVVAYAKINAVSVEAEIGTIGGEEDGVVGAGEIGDPKEAAEMVATGINFLAAGIGNIHGPYPTGWPGLNFQALEDIQAAAKIGMVLHGGSGIPQEQVKKAISLGISKINVNTELQIAFAVATRKYIEEGKDKPENGKGFDPRKLLRPGYEAIKTTFDELTSWFGCKGKA; this comes from the coding sequence ATGGGACAAAAATATCATGCTAGATTAGTTAATGCTAGTGAACTAATTAAAAAAGCACATCAAAATAAATATGCTGTTGGTCATTTTAATATTAATAACCTAGAATGAACAAAAGCTTTATTAGAAGCTGCACAAGCAACAAAAACACCAATTATTTTAGGAGCTTCAGAAGGAGCAATTAAATATATGGGAGGTTATAATTTAGTTGTTGCAATGGTTAATGCGTTATTAGACTCATTAGACATTACGGTTCCAGCAGCATTACATTTAGATCATGGTCAATCAGTAGAAAGTTGTAAAATGGCAATTGATGCTGGTTTTTCCTCAGTAATGTATGATGGTAGTCACCATCCATTTGCTGAAAATTTAAAAAATACAAAAGAAGTAGTAGCATATGCAAAAATAAATGCTGTATCAGTTGAAGCTGAAATTGGCACAATTGGTGGAGAAGAAGATGGTGTAGTTGGTGCTGGTGAAATTGGTGATCCAAAAGAAGCTGCAGAAATGGTAGCAACAGGAATTAATTTCCTTGCTGCAGGAATTGGAAATATTCATGGTCCTTATCCAACAGGATGACCAGGTTTAAATTTTCAAGCTTTAGAAGATATTCAAGCTGCTGCAAAAATTGGAATGGTTTTACACGGTGGTAGTGGAATTCCACAAGAACAAGTTAAAAAGGCGATTTCATTAGGAATTAGTAAAATAAATGTTAATACTGAATTACAAATTGCTTTTGCTGTTGCCACAAGAAAATATATTGAAGAGGGAAAAGACAAACCAGAAAATGGAAAAGGGTTTGACCCACGAAAATTATTAAGACCTGGATATGAAGCAATTAAAACAACATTTGATGAATTAACATCATGATTTGGATGCAAAGGTAAGGCATAA
- the mutM gene encoding DNA-formamidopyrimidine glycosylase: MPELPEVETVRRILTKHVVGKTITDCQIFWNKIIKYPLDSKEFIKEIVKQKINRIDRMGKHLLFILDDYVLISHLRMEGKYYFTSKDEPGEWQHIMVLFELDHQFQLRYHDTRKFGTMHLYSKNDYLQQAPLNKLGYEPFDEKITVSYLKNSWQNKSQPIKTTLLEQNVIVGIGNIYANEILFASKIHPGEITKNLVDQDYQNIIENTKLVLQKAIDEGGTTIATYHPEPGMDGKFLQQLKVHGRNKMECLNCHQLIDKIFINGRGTYFCNYCQKLK, translated from the coding sequence ATGCCAGAATTACCAGAAGTTGAAACGGTTCGTCGTATTTTAACAAAACATGTTGTTGGAAAAACAATTACTGATTGTCAAATTTTTTGAAATAAAATAATAAAATATCCTCTTGATTCAAAGGAATTTATAAAAGAGATTGTTAAACAAAAAATTAATCGAATTGATCGAATGGGAAAACATTTATTATTTATATTGGATGATTATGTTTTAATTAGTCACTTACGAATGGAAGGCAAATATTATTTTACATCAAAAGATGAACCTGGCGAATGACAACATATTATGGTTTTATTTGAACTTGATCATCAATTTCAATTGCGCTATCATGATACAAGGAAATTTGGAACAATGCATTTATATAGTAAAAATGATTATTTACAACAAGCACCATTGAATAAGTTAGGATATGAACCATTTGATGAAAAGATTACAGTTTCATATTTGAAAAATTCTTGACAAAATAAATCGCAGCCAATTAAAACAACATTATTGGAACAAAATGTTATTGTTGGAATTGGGAATATTTATGCCAATGAAATTTTATTTGCCTCTAAAATTCATCCTGGTGAAATAACAAAAAATTTAGTTGATCAAGATTATCAAAATATTATTGAGAATACAAAACTAGTTTTGCAAAAAGCTATTGATGAAGGAGGGACAACAATTGCAACTTACCATCCTGAACCAGGGATGGATGGTAAATTTTTACAACAATTAAAAGTACATGGGCGAAATAAAATGGAATGCCTTAATTGCCATCAATTAATTGATAAAATTTTTATTAATGGACGTGGAACTTATTTTTGTAATTATTGCCAAAAATTAAAATAA
- the polA gene encoding DNA polymerase I has product MKKVLLIDGNSLLFRAFYATAYNGEMLKSLDGTPTNAVYAFTNMLNKILKANNYYSVVVAFDKGKKNFRHDLLVDYKDGRSKTPNELIVQFPIVKEFLDSYQIPYLEQEGYEADDLLGCLAMLAEKEDFYVDIFSSDKDLYQLITNKTNILVPRQGDSADVIDEAALIAKWGIKPLQVPDLKGLMGDPSDNLKGVPKVGEKTAIKLIKEYHSIENLYDNIEHIKGALQQNLLNHKESALLCKKIATIFCDINLEHFTFTSFSPNHETLMQFYLKYNMNSFVTKLFNNQDNDIQNSNIKVKIIEEWRSEFNENNTTVYLELLDENYHTSEIIGFGIVNSKGVFYFDYIHAKHDKLWHQFLNDNKYQKLTYHAKSLIVALARDNIFVQNIEYDMMLAGYVYNSNAKNSLDTYINLFEKKQILTDEFFYGKGVKKQIPADVIKLGHFIGEKASYIHKLRPKIIELLKTNQQYDLYHNIELPIAFALARMEINGVKVDQYELTTQTLRIEKIVQELNNEINDIAQKEINPNSPKQISELLFQNFSLPDRKKGSTAQETLEEIKNNHVIIPKILDYRKYQKLYSTYLKGMEKYIFADGKVHTIYKQTLTNTGRLSSVEPNMQNISIRDHIQKEVRKIFVVSSPDNILLSCDYSQIELRILAHMSKDQDLIAAFNNNEDIHTNTAMKIFNLSKDEITPNIRRSAKAVNFGIIYGISDFGLATDLNISVAKAKAIINNYYQQFPTIKAFIDKQVEFCKQNGYVTTIFNRKRYVSEINDRNYMQREFGKRIAMNMPIQGSAADIIKIALKNIDQEFLKLNLKAKIIAQIHDELIFEIPQVELIQVQKIVKILMEDSTKLDVKLIVDMKTGLSWYDLK; this is encoded by the coding sequence CATTTTATGCCACAGCTTATAATGGCGAGATGTTAAAAAGTTTGGATGGAACACCAACAAATGCTGTTTATGCATTTACCAATATGCTAAATAAAATATTAAAAGCAAATAACTACTATAGTGTTGTTGTTGCTTTTGATAAAGGAAAAAAGAATTTTCGTCATGATTTATTAGTTGATTACAAAGATGGTCGGAGCAAAACACCAAATGAATTAATTGTACAATTTCCAATTGTAAAGGAATTTTTAGATAGTTATCAAATTCCATATTTAGAGCAAGAAGGATATGAGGCTGATGATCTATTAGGATGTTTAGCAATGTTGGCTGAAAAAGAAGATTTTTATGTTGATATTTTTTCCAGTGATAAGGATTTATACCAACTAATTACTAATAAAACAAATATTTTAGTGCCACGTCAAGGCGATAGTGCTGATGTTATTGATGAAGCTGCTTTAATAGCAAAATGGGGAATTAAACCATTACAAGTTCCTGATTTAAAAGGGCTAATGGGTGACCCTTCCGATAATTTAAAGGGTGTTCCAAAAGTTGGCGAAAAAACAGCAATAAAATTAATTAAGGAATATCATTCAATTGAAAATTTATATGATAATATTGAACATATTAAGGGTGCTTTACAACAAAATTTATTGAATCATAAAGAAAGTGCATTATTGTGCAAAAAAATAGCTACTATTTTTTGTGATATTAATTTAGAGCATTTTACTTTCACTTCATTTTCACCAAATCACGAAACATTAATGCAATTTTATTTAAAATATAATATGAATTCATTTGTAACAAAACTATTTAATAATCAAGATAATGATATCCAAAACTCAAATATAAAAGTAAAAATTATTGAAGAATGACGTTCTGAATTTAATGAAAACAATACTACTGTGTATTTAGAACTATTAGATGAAAATTATCACACTTCGGAAATTATTGGATTTGGAATTGTTAATTCCAAAGGCGTTTTTTATTTTGATTATATTCATGCAAAGCATGATAAACTATGACATCAATTTTTAAATGATAATAAATATCAAAAGTTAACTTATCATGCAAAAAGTTTAATTGTTGCTTTAGCTCGTGATAATATTTTTGTTCAAAATATTGAGTATGATATGATGCTGGCTGGTTATGTTTATAATTCAAATGCAAAAAATAGTTTAGATACTTATATTAATTTATTTGAGAAAAAACAAATTTTAACTGATGAATTTTTTTATGGAAAAGGGGTTAAAAAACAAATTCCTGCTGATGTAATTAAATTAGGTCACTTTATTGGCGAAAAAGCATCATATATTCATAAATTAAGACCAAAAATTATTGAGTTATTAAAAACTAATCAACAATATGATTTGTATCATAATATTGAGTTACCAATTGCTTTTGCATTAGCACGAATGGAAATTAATGGCGTTAAAGTTGACCAATATGAATTAACAACACAAACCTTACGAATTGAAAAAATTGTTCAAGAATTAAATAATGAAATTAATGATATTGCACAAAAAGAAATTAATCCTAATTCCCCAAAACAAATTTCAGAATTATTATTTCAAAATTTTTCTTTACCTGATCGGAAAAAAGGATCAACAGCACAAGAAACTTTAGAAGAAATAAAAAATAACCATGTAATTATTCCAAAGATCTTAGATTATCGAAAATATCAAAAATTATATTCAACTTATTTAAAAGGGATGGAAAAATATATTTTTGCTGATGGGAAAGTTCATACAATTTATAAACAAACCTTAACAAATACTGGCAGACTTTCATCTGTGGAGCCTAATATGCAAAATATTAGTATTCGTGATCATATCCAAAAAGAGGTACGAAAAATTTTTGTTGTTTCATCACCAGATAATATTTTATTATCTTGTGATTATTCACAAATTGAATTACGAATTTTGGCACATATGTCAAAAGACCAAGATTTAATTGCTGCTTTTAATAACAATGAAGATATTCATACTAATACTGCAATGAAAATTTTTAATTTATCAAAAGATGAAATTACTCCAAATATTCGTCGTAGCGCAAAAGCTGTTAATTTTGGTATTATTTATGGAATTAGTGACTTTGGTTTAGCAACTGATTTAAATATTTCTGTTGCAAAAGCAAAAGCAATAATCAATAATTATTATCAGCAATTTCCAACAATTAAGGCTTTTATTGATAAACAAGTTGAGTTTTGTAAACAAAATGGCTATGTTACAACAATTTTTAATCGAAAACGTTATGTTTCAGAAATTAATGATCGGAATTATATGCAACGTGAATTTGGAAAGCGAATTGCAATGAATATGCCAATTCAAGGTAGTGCGGCAGATATTATTAAAATTGCTTTAAAAAATATTGACCAAGAGTTTTTAAAATTAAATTTAAAAGCAAAAATTATTGCACAAATTCATGATGAATTAATTTTTGAAATTCCGCAAGTTGAATTAATTCAAGTGCAAAAAATTGTTAAAATATTAATGGAAGATTCTACTAAATTAGATGTAAAGTTAATAGTTGATATGAAAACTGGTTTAAGCTGATATGATTTAAAATAA